One window from the genome of Streptomyces sp. WZ-12 encodes:
- a CDS encoding NAD(P)H-dependent glycerol-3-phosphate dehydrogenase — MTRCAVFGTGSWGTAFAMVLADAGCEVTLWGRRAALVDAINAGRTNPDYLPGVELPTGVRATTDPAEAARGADFTVLAVPSQTLRANLAEWAPLLPSDTVLVSLMKGVELGTAKRMSEVIEEVAKVPAERVAVLTGPNLAKEVAAKQPAAAVVACADEDVARRLQAACHTAYFRPYTNTDVVGCELGGAVKNVIALAVGIATGMGLGDNAKASLITRGLAETTRLGLAMGADAHTFAGLAGMGDLVATCSSPLSRNNTFGTNLGRGMSLAETIAVTKQTAEGVKSCESVLDLARKHGVDMPLTETVVEIVHEGKPPLVALKQLMSRSAKPERH; from the coding sequence GTGACGCGCTGCGCCGTCTTCGGCACGGGGTCCTGGGGCACCGCATTCGCGATGGTGCTCGCCGACGCGGGATGCGAGGTGACCCTGTGGGGGCGCAGAGCGGCCCTCGTTGACGCCATCAACGCCGGCCGCACCAACCCGGACTACCTACCGGGCGTCGAACTCCCCACGGGCGTACGGGCCACCACCGATCCGGCCGAGGCCGCCCGTGGCGCGGACTTCACCGTCCTGGCCGTGCCCTCCCAGACGCTGCGCGCCAACCTCGCCGAGTGGGCGCCCCTGTTGCCCTCCGACACCGTTCTGGTCTCCCTGATGAAGGGAGTTGAGCTGGGCACCGCCAAGCGCATGAGCGAGGTCATCGAGGAGGTCGCCAAGGTCCCCGCGGAACGCGTCGCGGTGCTGACCGGCCCCAACCTCGCCAAGGAAGTTGCCGCGAAGCAGCCCGCCGCGGCCGTGGTCGCCTGCGCCGACGAGGACGTCGCCCGCCGCCTCCAGGCCGCCTGCCACACCGCGTACTTCCGCCCGTACACCAACACCGACGTGGTGGGCTGCGAACTGGGCGGTGCGGTCAAGAACGTCATCGCGCTCGCGGTCGGCATCGCCACCGGCATGGGCCTGGGCGACAACGCCAAGGCGTCCCTGATCACCCGCGGACTGGCCGAGACCACCCGGCTCGGGCTGGCCATGGGTGCCGACGCGCACACCTTCGCGGGCCTGGCGGGCATGGGCGACCTCGTCGCCACCTGCTCCTCGCCGCTCTCCCGCAACAACACCTTCGGCACCAACCTCGGCCGGGGCATGTCCCTGGCGGAGACCATCGCGGTCACCAAGCAGACCGCCGAGGGCGTCAAGTCCTGTGAATCCGTGCTGGATCTGGCCCGCAAGCACGGCGTCGACATGCCGCTCACCGAGACCGTGGTGGAGATCGTCCACGAGGGCAAGCCGCCGCTGGTGGCCCTCAAGCAACTGATGTCCCGCAGCGCCAAACCGGAGCGGCACTGA
- a CDS encoding lysophospholipid acyltransferase family protein: MSRRRIGFWYRLAAVICKPPLLVLFKRDWRGMEHIPTDGGFITAVNHNSYLDPLSYAHYQYNTGRVPRFLAKAGLFKSGFVGMVMRGTGQIPVYRETTDAATAFRAAVNAIEKGECVAFYPEGTLTRDPALWPMQGKTGAARVALLTKAPVIPVAQWGANEAMPPYAKEKKLRLLPRKTLRVKAGPPVDLSEFHDQEPTAEVLRAVTEKIMAAITVELAGIRGEAAPAEPFDYRREIARERRAAREAARAAKAAETARADDAELEPAESAAPAAPTHTTRSTRQAQEDEGK; encoded by the coding sequence GTGTCCCGCCGCAGAATCGGCTTCTGGTACCGCTTGGCCGCGGTCATCTGCAAACCGCCGCTCTTGGTTCTGTTCAAGCGGGACTGGCGGGGAATGGAGCACATTCCGACCGACGGCGGTTTTATTACCGCGGTCAACCACAACTCGTATCTTGATCCGCTCTCCTATGCGCACTATCAGTACAACACCGGGCGGGTCCCGCGATTCCTCGCCAAGGCCGGGCTCTTCAAGAGCGGCTTTGTCGGCATGGTGATGCGGGGCACCGGACAGATCCCCGTCTACCGGGAAACCACCGACGCCGCCACCGCCTTCCGCGCCGCCGTGAACGCCATCGAGAAGGGCGAATGCGTCGCCTTCTACCCGGAGGGCACCCTCACCCGCGACCCCGCGCTGTGGCCCATGCAGGGCAAGACCGGCGCCGCCCGGGTCGCGCTGCTGACCAAGGCACCGGTCATCCCCGTCGCCCAGTGGGGCGCCAACGAGGCGATGCCGCCGTACGCCAAGGAGAAGAAGCTCCGGCTCCTCCCGCGCAAGACGCTGCGCGTCAAGGCCGGTCCGCCGGTGGACCTCAGCGAGTTCCACGACCAGGAGCCCACCGCCGAGGTGCTGCGTGCCGTCACCGAGAAGATCATGGCGGCCATCACCGTCGAACTGGCCGGAATCCGCGGCGAAGCCGCGCCGGCCGAACCCTTCGACTACCGCAGGGAAATCGCCCGCGAACGGCGCGCCGCCCGTGAGGCCGCGCGGGCCGCGAAGGCCGCCGAGACGGCCCGCGCCGACGACGCCGAGCTGGAACCGGCCGAGTCCGCCGCACCGGCCGCCCCCACGCACACCACCCGAAGCACCCGTCAGGCACAGGAGGATGAAGGCAAGTGA
- the cofC gene encoding 2-phospho-L-lactate guanylyltransferase, which translates to MIPMRRDGADVRWSLVVPLKPLVRAKSRLSEAAGEEFRPRLALAFALDTVAAALACADVRDVAVVTDDPVAGEHLTALGARIVPDAPANGLNAALAHGAAVVRAHRPGAPVAALNADLPALRPAELAVVLHSAALFPRAFLADAADIGTTLLSATSGTELDPAFGGASRARHLASGAREITAPDVPSVRRDVDTGDDLRAALALGVGPHTARQAPRVPGWAAWAGVGAVPGRRDIVGVPGVVGPPLRASGA; encoded by the coding sequence ATGATCCCGATGCGAAGAGACGGAGCGGATGTGCGCTGGAGCCTCGTTGTGCCGCTGAAACCGCTGGTGCGGGCCAAGAGCAGGCTCTCCGAAGCCGCCGGTGAGGAGTTCCGGCCGCGGTTGGCGCTGGCATTCGCGCTGGACACCGTGGCGGCGGCGCTGGCCTGCGCGGACGTGCGGGATGTGGCGGTTGTCACGGACGATCCGGTGGCCGGGGAGCACTTGACGGCGTTGGGGGCGCGCATTGTGCCGGACGCTCCGGCCAACGGACTGAATGCCGCACTGGCCCACGGTGCGGCCGTGGTAAGGGCGCACCGACCCGGTGCTCCGGTCGCCGCGCTGAACGCCGATCTGCCGGCGCTCCGCCCGGCCGAGCTGGCGGTGGTGCTCCATTCCGCCGCGCTTTTTCCCCGCGCATTTCTCGCGGATGCGGCGGATATCGGGACAACGCTTCTGTCCGCGACTTCCGGTACGGAATTGGACCCGGCTTTCGGGGGCGCCTCACGGGCCCGTCACCTGGCGTCCGGGGCCCGGGAGATCACCGCGCCGGACGTGCCGTCGGTGCGCCGGGACGTGGACACCGGCGACGATCTGCGGGCCGCGCTGGCGCTGGGCGTGGGCCCGCACACCGCGCGGCAGGCCCCGCGGGTGCCGGGCTGGGCCGCGTGGGCGGGCGTCGGCGCCGTTCCGGGCCGCCGGGACATCGTGGGCGTCCCGGGTGTGGTCGGGCCGCCGCTCAGAGCGTCTGGAGCGTGA
- a CDS encoding HU family DNA-binding protein — MNKAQLVEAIADKVGGRQNAADAVDAVLDAIVRAVVSGDRVSVTGFGSFEKVDRPARYARNPQTGERVRVKKTSVPRFRAGQGFKDLVSGSKKLPRGGEVAVKKAPKGSLTGGATIKKAAAKKAAAKKAAAKKATPAKKTAAKKTTAAKKATAKKATAKKAAPAKKTAAKKATAKKTTAKKATAKKTAPAKKTTAKKAPAKKTTARKTTAKKTTARKR; from the coding sequence GTGAACAAGGCGCAGCTCGTAGAAGCCATTGCCGACAAGGTCGGTGGCCGCCAGAACGCCGCGGACGCGGTGGACGCCGTACTGGACGCAATCGTCCGGGCAGTTGTCTCCGGCGACCGCGTTTCGGTCACCGGATTCGGCTCGTTCGAGAAGGTCGACCGCCCGGCCCGTTACGCCCGCAACCCGCAGACGGGTGAGCGCGTGCGGGTCAAGAAGACCTCGGTGCCCCGTTTCCGCGCGGGCCAGGGCTTCAAGGACCTGGTGAGCGGCTCGAAGAAGCTCCCCAGGGGCGGTGAGGTCGCCGTCAAGAAGGCGCCCAAGGGCAGCCTGACCGGTGGTGCCACCATCAAGAAGGCCGCGGCGAAGAAGGCCGCCGCCAAGAAGGCTGCGGCCAAGAAGGCCACGCCGGCGAAGAAGACGGCGGCGAAGAAGACCACCGCGGCGAAGAAGGCCACCGCGAAGAAGGCCACTGCCAAGAAGGCGGCGCCGGCGAAGAAGACGGCGGCGAAGAAGGCCACGGCGAAGAAGACCACCGCCAAGAAGGCCACGGCGAAGAAGACCGCGCCCGCCAAGAAGACCACGGCGAAGAAGGCTCCCGCCAAGAAGACCACGGCGCGCAAGACCACCGCCAAGAAGACCACTGCTCGCAAGCGGTAA
- the leuD gene encoding 3-isopropylmalate dehydratase small subunit gives MEAFTTHTGRAVPLRRSNVDTDQIIPAHWLKKVTRDGFEDGLFEAWRKDPEFVLNQEAYKGATVLVAGPDFGTGSSREHAVWALQNYGFKAVISSRFADIFRGNSLKNGLLTVVLPQETVDRLQQLVESDPTTDVTVDLVRREVRAEGITAGFTLDENARWRLLEGLDDISLTLREESSIAAYEANRPAFKPRTIEV, from the coding sequence ATGGAAGCATTCACCACCCACACCGGCCGGGCCGTTCCGCTGCGCCGCAGCAACGTCGACACCGACCAGATCATCCCGGCCCATTGGCTGAAGAAGGTCACCCGGGACGGCTTTGAGGACGGCCTGTTCGAGGCGTGGCGCAAGGACCCCGAGTTCGTCCTCAACCAGGAGGCGTACAAGGGCGCCACCGTCCTGGTGGCCGGCCCCGACTTCGGCACCGGCTCCTCCCGCGAACACGCAGTCTGGGCACTGCAGAACTACGGCTTCAAGGCCGTCATCTCGTCCCGCTTCGCGGACATCTTCCGGGGCAACTCCCTGAAGAACGGCCTCCTGACGGTGGTCCTGCCGCAGGAGACCGTGGACCGGCTGCAGCAGTTGGTGGAGTCCGACCCCACCACCGACGTCACGGTCGACCTCGTCCGACGCGAGGTTCGCGCCGAGGGCATCACCGCCGGCTTCACCCTGGATGAGAACGCCCGTTGGCGACTCCTGGAGGGTCTGGACGACATCAGTCTCACCCTTCGGGAGGAGTCTTCGATCGCCGCGTACGAGGCGAACAGGCCCGCGTTCAAACCGCGTACCATCGAGGTCTGA
- the leuC gene encoding 3-isopropylmalate dehydratase large subunit yields the protein MGRTLAEKVWDDHVVRRADGEPDLLFIDLHLLHEVTSPQAFDGLRKAGRTVRRTDLTLATEDHNTPTLDIDKPIADPVSRTQLETLRKNCAEFGVRLHPLGDVEQGVVHVVGPQLGLTQPGTTVVCGDSHTSTHGAFGALAFGIGTSQVEHVLATQTLPMAPFKTMAITVDGELPDGVTAKDLILAIIAKIGTGGGQGYVIEYRGSAIEKLSMEARMTICNMSIEAGARAGMIAPDRTTFDYLQGRDHAPQGADWDAAVAYWRTLRTDDDAVFDAEVVIDAASLAPFVTWGTNPGQGAPLSARVPDPASYEDPSERFAAEKALEYMGLTAGQPLREISVDTVFVGSCTNGRIEDLRSAAAILKERKVADGVRMLVVPGSVRVALQAVEEGLDKVFTAAGAEWRHAGCSMCLGMNPDQLAPGERSASTSNRNFEGRQGKGGRTHLVSPQVAAATAVLGHLASPADLSDATVATPAGV from the coding sequence ATGGGACGGACACTTGCGGAGAAGGTCTGGGACGACCACGTCGTCCGGCGCGCGGACGGCGAGCCCGACCTCCTCTTCATCGATCTGCACCTGCTGCACGAGGTCACCAGCCCGCAGGCGTTCGACGGTCTCCGCAAGGCCGGTCGCACGGTCCGGCGCACGGACCTGACCCTCGCCACCGAGGACCACAACACCCCCACGCTCGACATCGACAAGCCGATCGCGGACCCGGTCTCCCGCACGCAGTTGGAGACCCTGCGCAAGAACTGCGCGGAGTTCGGCGTCCGGCTGCACCCGCTGGGCGACGTCGAGCAGGGCGTTGTCCACGTCGTGGGACCGCAGTTGGGACTGACCCAGCCCGGCACCACCGTGGTCTGCGGTGACAGTCACACCTCCACCCACGGCGCGTTCGGCGCGCTGGCGTTCGGCATCGGCACCAGCCAGGTCGAGCACGTCCTGGCGACCCAGACGCTGCCGATGGCCCCGTTCAAGACCATGGCCATCACCGTCGACGGCGAACTGCCCGACGGCGTCACCGCCAAGGACCTGATCCTGGCCATCATCGCGAAGATCGGCACCGGCGGGGGCCAGGGCTACGTCATCGAGTACCGCGGCTCGGCCATCGAGAAGCTGTCGATGGAAGCCCGGATGACCATCTGCAACATGTCGATCGAGGCGGGCGCCCGGGCCGGCATGATCGCCCCCGACCGGACCACCTTCGACTACCTCCAGGGCCGCGACCATGCCCCGCAGGGCGCGGACTGGGACGCCGCGGTGGCGTACTGGCGGACGCTGCGCACCGACGACGACGCGGTCTTCGACGCCGAGGTCGTCATCGACGCCGCGTCGCTGGCCCCGTTCGTCACCTGGGGCACCAACCCCGGCCAGGGCGCGCCGCTTTCGGCGCGAGTCCCCGACCCGGCTTCGTACGAGGACCCCTCGGAGCGGTTCGCCGCCGAAAAGGCCCTGGAATACATGGGGTTGACGGCGGGTCAGCCGCTGCGCGAGATCTCCGTGGACACCGTCTTCGTAGGTTCGTGCACCAACGGCCGTATCGAGGACCTGCGCTCGGCCGCCGCGATCCTCAAGGAGCGCAAAGTCGCCGACGGCGTACGGATGCTGGTGGTCCCCGGCTCGGTCCGGGTCGCCCTCCAGGCCGTCGAGGAGGGCCTGGACAAGGTGTTCACGGCCGCCGGCGCCGAATGGCGGCACGCCGGTTGCTCGATGTGCCTGGGCATGAATCCGGACCAGTTGGCGCCCGGTGAGCGCTCCGCGTCCACCTCCAACCGCAACTTCGAGGGCCGGCAGGGCAAGGGCGGTCGCACCCACCTCGTTTCGCCCCAGGTCGCCGCCGCAACGGCGGTTCTCGGCCATCTGGCCTCGCCTGCCGACCTGTCCGACGCCACCGTCGCCACGCCCGCGGGAGTCTGA
- the ndgR gene encoding IclR family transcriptional regulator NdgR, producing the protein MDNSSGVGVLDKAALVLSALESGPATLAGLVAATGLARPTAHRLAVALEHHRMVARDMQGRFILGPRLSELAAAAGEDRLLATAGPVLTHLRDVTGESAQLYRRQGDMRICVAAAERLSGLRDTVPVGSTLTMKAGSSAQILMAWEEPERLHRGLQGARFTATALSGVRRRGWAQSIGEREPGVASVSAPVRGPSNRVVAAVSVSGPIERLTRHPGRMHAQAVIDAAARLSEGLRRNGG; encoded by the coding sequence ATGGACAACTCTAGCGGCGTCGGCGTTCTCGACAAGGCGGCTCTGGTTTTGAGCGCTCTGGAGTCCGGTCCGGCCACCCTCGCCGGGCTGGTCGCGGCGACCGGGCTCGCACGACCCACGGCCCACCGGCTGGCCGTGGCACTGGAACACCACCGGATGGTGGCGAGGGACATGCAGGGCCGGTTCATCCTCGGCCCGCGCCTCTCCGAACTGGCCGCGGCGGCCGGCGAGGACCGCCTCCTGGCCACGGCCGGCCCGGTGCTCACGCATCTACGGGACGTGACGGGCGAGAGCGCCCAGCTCTACCGTCGACAGGGCGACATGCGGATCTGCGTGGCCGCGGCGGAACGGCTGTCCGGACTGCGGGACACCGTCCCGGTGGGCTCCACGCTGACCATGAAGGCCGGTTCGTCGGCCCAGATCCTGATGGCCTGGGAGGAGCCGGAGCGGCTGCACCGCGGCCTCCAGGGCGCCCGCTTCACCGCCACCGCGCTCTCCGGCGTACGGCGCCGCGGCTGGGCCCAGTCGATCGGTGAGCGGGAGCCGGGCGTGGCCTCGGTCTCGGCGCCCGTGCGCGGCCCCTCGAACCGCGTGGTGGCCGCCGTCTCGGTCTCCGGCCCGATCGAGCGGCTGACCCGCCACCCAGGCCGGATGCACGCCCAGGCGGTCATCGACGCCGCCGCCCGCCTCTCCGAGGGCCTGCGCCGCAACGGCGGCTGA